A single Lancefieldella parvula DSM 20469 DNA region contains:
- the murI gene encoding glutamate racemase encodes MEARLTPHSFIGVFDSGVGGMSVLKHLVAQMPHETFHYFGDSAFAPYGTKPKEQIAQRSSVIAKKFIDEGAKALVIACNTATAAAADELRAAYPYLSIVGVEPALKPAVTAYPHGTVIVLATKATLSLQKYHNLESRLHPSAKVISIPGEGLVELIESGQTDSEQLHKRLTELLGGYTGQVDAVVLGCTHYPFIKKQISSVLGNVEFFDGGAGAAHQLKRLLKQANLLTSKENIEDTTTDTIANENDSIVRPDILFSSSIDTPEELAFYQEFFSQEM; translated from the coding sequence ATGGAAGCTCGTCTGACTCCTCATAGTTTTATTGGTGTTTTTGACTCGGGCGTTGGCGGCATGAGCGTGCTTAAGCATCTTGTTGCTCAAATGCCTCATGAGACGTTTCATTATTTTGGTGATTCTGCATTTGCTCCTTATGGCACTAAGCCAAAAGAGCAGATTGCACAGCGTTCGTCTGTTATTGCTAAAAAGTTTATTGATGAGGGTGCTAAAGCACTGGTTATAGCCTGCAATACCGCAACAGCTGCTGCCGCAGACGAACTGAGGGCAGCCTATCCTTATCTATCTATTGTGGGTGTTGAGCCGGCTCTTAAGCCTGCAGTGACTGCGTATCCTCATGGAACTGTGATTGTTCTAGCTACAAAGGCAACACTTTCTTTACAGAAGTATCACAATCTTGAGTCGCGATTACATCCTTCCGCAAAGGTTATCTCTATTCCAGGAGAAGGCTTGGTAGAGCTTATTGAATCTGGTCAGACTGATTCAGAACAGTTGCACAAACGACTGACTGAGCTTTTAGGTGGCTATACTGGTCAGGTAGATGCTGTGGTTCTTGGTTGTACGCATTACCCTTTTATTAAGAAGCAAATTAGCTCTGTTTTAGGCAACGTAGAATTTTTTGATGGCGGTGCAGGAGCCGCTCATCAGCTTAAACGTTTGCTAAAGCAGGCAAATCTGCTTACTTCTAAAGAAAACATTGAGGATACCACTACAGATACCATTGCGAATGAGAACGACAGCATCGTACGACCAGATATTTTATTCTCATCAAGCATTGACACTCCTGAAGAATTGGCATTCTACCAGGAGTTCTTCTCGCAAGAGATGTAG
- a CDS encoding FKBP-type peptidyl-prolyl cis-trans isomerase produces the protein MSNEGKKVKVHYVGTLDDGTKFDSSRDRNEPLAFTCMAGQMIPGFDQAVKDMTVGQIVDVHIPAAEAYGERHEEAVQPVPVAQLPGSENLVAGQQVTLGTPEGYPVMATVVSNDGTTIVFDTNHPMAGKDLNFNIELLEVEE, from the coding sequence ATGAGCAACGAAGGTAAAAAAGTAAAAGTCCACTACGTAGGTACCCTTGATGATGGAACTAAGTTTGACTCTTCCCGCGATCGTAATGAGCCACTGGCATTTACCTGCATGGCTGGTCAGATGATTCCTGGTTTTGACCAGGCTGTCAAAGATATGACCGTTGGACAGATTGTTGACGTGCATATTCCAGCGGCTGAGGCTTATGGTGAGCGCCATGAGGAGGCAGTTCAGCCTGTTCCTGTAGCTCAACTTCCTGGATCTGAAAATCTTGTTGCAGGTCAGCAGGTCACCTTAGGTACCCCTGAGGGATATCCTGTTATGGCAACAGTAGTCTCAAACGACGGTACCACCATTGTCTTTGACACAAACCATCCAATGGCTGGTAAAGACCTTAACTTTAACATTGAGCTTCTTGAGGTTGAAGAGTAA
- a CDS encoding coiled-coil domain-containing protein, whose translation MSLKKQQSTTIEEQSAALFNRRDALKIFAGMGIAAAAVTASLINTRPALGVTQSQIDAARSDYDAAQKLLDEISNEVSNMQASLNDTNSQIGAISGQIADKQNQIDAKQKEISEKETQITEKRKALGARMSSNYKAGPAGALEMILSSASFEELTSNIYYLDKISESDQKMIEEVKNLKAALESDKAALQSEKTELENKKTELENLRTSQESQLNEISARQADAANVVSNLDDNVKELIAQRDSELLAAQQEAERVAAQRAAASSNSGGGSSYSGGGGGGGTSSAGSGSAAAVVNAASYTGSTGAGFCAAWVSNVFSNAGVGTFYGNACDMYYSWCYSTDQSAIEPGMIIAVPTLGGSAAALIYGHVGIYIGGGMVRHCLSGVVRSQSLSSWISQLGALSTPRWGWLGGVVLS comes from the coding sequence ATGAGTTTAAAGAAACAGCAAAGCACGACCATCGAGGAGCAGAGTGCTGCTCTTTTTAATCGTCGTGATGCTCTTAAGATTTTTGCCGGCATGGGCATTGCTGCCGCTGCCGTTACTGCCTCACTGATTAACACGCGCCCTGCTCTTGGTGTTACACAGTCTCAGATTGATGCTGCTCGTAGTGACTACGATGCTGCTCAGAAGCTGCTTGATGAGATTTCTAACGAAGTTTCTAATATGCAGGCAAGTCTGAATGACACCAACTCTCAGATTGGTGCTATTTCTGGTCAGATTGCAGATAAGCAGAATCAAATTGATGCTAAACAGAAAGAGATTTCTGAAAAAGAAACTCAGATTACCGAGAAGAGAAAAGCACTTGGCGCACGTATGTCCAGCAACTATAAAGCTGGCCCAGCTGGCGCTTTAGAGATGATTCTTTCTTCTGCAAGCTTTGAGGAGCTTACTTCTAATATTTACTATCTCGATAAGATTTCTGAGTCTGATCAGAAGATGATTGAGGAAGTTAAGAACTTGAAGGCTGCCCTTGAGTCAGATAAGGCTGCTCTTCAGTCCGAGAAGACTGAGCTTGAGAATAAGAAGACTGAACTTGAAAATCTTCGTACTTCTCAGGAGTCTCAGCTCAATGAGATTTCTGCTCGTCAGGCAGACGCTGCAAACGTTGTTTCTAATCTTGATGACAACGTTAAAGAGCTTATTGCTCAGCGTGATTCTGAGCTTCTTGCTGCCCAGCAGGAGGCAGAGCGTGTTGCTGCTCAACGTGCTGCTGCGTCAAGTAATAGTGGCGGCGGTAGCAGCTATTCTGGCGGTGGTGGCGGAGGAGGAACCTCTTCTGCTGGTTCTGGCTCTGCTGCTGCAGTTGTTAATGCTGCAAGTTATACCGGATCTACAGGCGCAGGTTTCTGTGCTGCTTGGGTTTCTAATGTCTTCTCAAACGCAGGCGTTGGCACCTTCTATGGCAATGCATGCGATATGTATTACTCCTGGTGTTACTCTACCGACCAGAGCGCTATTGAGCCTGGCATGATTATTGCTGTTCCTACTCTTGGTGGCTCTGCTGCAGCTTTGATTTACGGTCACGTTGGTATCTACATTGGTGGCGGCATGGTCAGACACTGCCTCTCTGGTGTTGTAAGAAGCCAGAGCTTAAGCTCTTGGATTTCTCAACTTGGTGCTTTGAGTACTCCAAGGTGGGGCTGGCTTGGTGGCGTTGTTCTGAGCTAA
- a CDS encoding nucleoid-associated protein, translating to MLRVTKAILHVFDFETGTKYFSQSTLDLEDRQTKSYVQRRLRKVTANPESRHGEFAPTSNFAGGLQEYAHGDVEFVEFSCQIAQWFWEQLRRADDVEQCDLLVADYIDTDAGQALASSAVNDEDAQAEAFEGEGRRLFAIVLLPRKQAFIHDVNGSSNEILRQDATLPSPTQKVDSYAVIDLDTGAIDFHDHDRSVAGEGKFIIPELFLECSSEASSHEVIGEVTVIVQDLAEEYGLEPAVEVSRAKAAVAEAAEVEEVVDPIKVGKRIFEERPEIQEKYEAQVVSRELPEEVPVKRGVANRIAKNHKIRTDTGIEISFPSNLTDRPGYLEFSHESDGRITISIKNVAHIENR from the coding sequence ATGCTTAGAGTCACTAAGGCAATTCTTCACGTCTTTGATTTTGAGACGGGAACTAAATACTTCTCTCAATCTACCTTGGATTTGGAGGACCGTCAGACAAAGTCATATGTACAGCGTAGACTGCGTAAGGTTACGGCAAACCCAGAGTCTAGACATGGAGAATTTGCCCCTACCAGTAATTTTGCTGGCGGTCTTCAGGAATACGCACACGGAGACGTTGAGTTTGTAGAGTTTTCTTGCCAGATTGCCCAGTGGTTCTGGGAACAGCTTCGTCGTGCAGATGACGTTGAGCAGTGTGATCTTCTTGTGGCTGATTACATTGATACTGATGCAGGTCAAGCGCTTGCTAGCAGTGCTGTAAATGATGAGGATGCTCAGGCTGAGGCATTTGAGGGTGAGGGAAGACGACTCTTTGCCATTGTGCTTCTCCCACGCAAGCAAGCCTTTATACATGATGTTAATGGCTCATCAAACGAGATTTTACGTCAAGATGCAACGCTGCCATCGCCTACGCAAAAAGTTGACTCGTATGCAGTCATTGACTTAGATACGGGCGCTATTGATTTCCACGATCATGATCGTTCTGTAGCAGGAGAAGGAAAGTTTATTATTCCCGAGTTGTTTCTTGAGTGCAGTTCAGAGGCATCAAGCCATGAGGTTATTGGCGAGGTAACCGTTATTGTTCAGGATTTGGCAGAAGAGTATGGTCTTGAGCCTGCCGTTGAGGTGTCTCGCGCTAAGGCTGCCGTTGCGGAAGCAGCAGAGGTAGAAGAGGTAGTAGATCCCATCAAGGTTGGTAAGCGCATCTTTGAAGAGCGTCCTGAGATTCAGGAAAAGTACGAAGCTCAGGTGGTAAGTAGAGAGCTTCCAGAAGAAGTTCCTGTTAAACGCGGTGTTGCTAACAGGATTGCGAAGAATCATAAGATTCGAACAGATACAGGAATTGAGATTTCATTTCCTTCAAACCTAACAGATCGTCCAGGTTACTTAGAATTTTCTCATGAGTCTGACGGTAGGATTACCATTTCAATTAAAAATGTTGCACATATTGAGAACCGCTAA
- a CDS encoding PTS sugar transporter subunit IIA, which yields MGLWSKVKNVFVPSNGTEEPQKATFATREDTIYAPISGVLVSVQEVHDEVISSGLFGQGYGILPVGLDCVYAPCDARVTATNVTNHSIGLTTDTGIEILIHIGVGTIEMNGKGFTRYVHANDEVKAGMPLISFDSAAIEEAGYENVVVVTVVNADTYERIDLIGESGTLIGGRPLVKIGDPLMCVKH from the coding sequence ATGGGTCTTTGGTCAAAGGTTAAAAATGTGTTTGTTCCCTCTAATGGAACTGAAGAGCCTCAGAAAGCCACATTTGCTACCAGGGAAGATACAATTTATGCACCAATTTCTGGCGTTTTGGTAAGCGTTCAAGAGGTACATGACGAGGTAATTTCAAGTGGTCTTTTTGGTCAAGGTTACGGTATTTTGCCTGTTGGTCTTGATTGTGTATATGCTCCTTGTGATGCTCGCGTTACCGCAACTAATGTAACTAATCATTCAATTGGTCTTACCACTGATACTGGTATTGAGATTCTGATTCACATTGGCGTTGGTACCATTGAGATGAACGGTAAGGGTTTTACCCGTTACGTTCACGCTAATGATGAGGTTAAAGCAGGTATGCCACTGATTTCGTTTGATTCTGCTGCCATTGAAGAAGCGGGATATGAGAACGTTGTAGTTGTTACCGTTGTCAACGCAGATACGTACGAGCGCATTGACCTTATCGGTGAATCCGGAACGCTGATTGGTGGTCGTCCGCTGGTTAAGATTGGCGATCCTTTGATGTGCGTCAAGCACTAG
- a CDS encoding ABC transporter permease, whose amino-acid sequence MYSKIALGNVKKSLRDFSIYFLTLAVGVALFYAFNSITQQSMVLKLTEDARSIVQLLSKTITGVSILLAVILGFLVVYANQFLIRRRKKEFGMYQILGMTKRNVSKIMIIETLIVGFLALVVGLVAGIFMSQFMLFATAHMFNATIESFTFVFSTTSLVQTVLYFAVMFVVALIFNVFTVSRYKLIDLLNADKVFQTVKVKNLTVSVLVFIASLGLIAWSYVMLKHNGMRTLDIEFAGATVLVSIGTALFFFSISGFLLRFLQTRKNFYFKGLHSFILRQFNARINTAWVSISLVCAMLFVAICGLGSGFSLVNAINSEMSVFRTYDMSASIRPNQKNELEPHNAETVDYTTTLQKIDPEWNQVIKKAIQADTYYVMDDTTTPSFTYHAIDEVGGKKLADYYGAYVSEDLKDISNRDITVMRASQYNQLRVASGLDPIDFGTNGYMVWTLDNSVAQYWKDSLAQNPNLTIQGTTYHAVGETVDKGQTQGGPLLQPGMGIMVLADQSFPKSVVSAGSYVVGTYNTTDDKEESKFREQIKKYFDDGELVGSDSDSYELILTTTTAQYLSNYAGLSAIVTYLALYIGLILFIACSAILALQQLSEASDNARAYQVLAELGAEKGLASRALFTQIGVYFLFPLLVSMAHATCAMSLMVNIIKTVGNFDVSQSIGGVVAIVIALYGGYFLVTYFAARSIIFRSSRKMQ is encoded by the coding sequence ATGTACAGTAAAATCGCGCTGGGCAATGTTAAGAAATCACTGCGCGATTTTAGTATTTACTTTCTGACTTTAGCAGTGGGAGTTGCGCTATTTTATGCTTTCAACTCAATAACTCAGCAATCAATGGTTCTTAAGTTAACTGAGGATGCGCGCTCAATTGTTCAGTTATTGAGTAAGACCATTACTGGCGTAAGTATTCTTCTTGCTGTAATTCTGGGTTTTTTAGTTGTGTATGCTAATCAATTTTTGATTCGACGCAGAAAAAAAGAATTTGGCATGTATCAAATTTTGGGCATGACTAAAAGAAATGTCTCAAAGATTATGATCATTGAGACACTCATTGTTGGTTTTTTGGCATTGGTTGTTGGTTTGGTTGCGGGTATCTTTATGTCGCAGTTTATGTTGTTTGCAACTGCGCACATGTTTAACGCCACAATAGAATCGTTTACTTTCGTGTTTTCTACGACATCTTTAGTTCAAACAGTTCTTTATTTTGCAGTTATGTTTGTTGTAGCACTTATTTTTAATGTATTTACCGTGTCTCGTTATAAGCTCATTGATCTTCTTAATGCAGATAAGGTTTTTCAGACTGTAAAAGTAAAAAACTTGACTGTATCAGTTCTTGTGTTTATTGCATCTTTGGGGCTTATTGCATGGTCGTATGTGATGCTCAAACATAATGGTATGAGAACGCTTGATATTGAATTTGCGGGTGCAACAGTTTTAGTTTCTATTGGTACAGCACTTTTCTTTTTCTCTATCTCTGGCTTTTTGCTGCGCTTTTTGCAAACAAGAAAGAATTTCTATTTTAAAGGTCTACATTCTTTTATTTTACGGCAGTTCAACGCTCGAATAAATACCGCATGGGTTTCTATTTCTTTAGTTTGTGCCATGCTTTTTGTAGCTATTTGCGGTCTTGGATCGGGCTTTTCATTGGTTAATGCCATTAATAGTGAAATGAGCGTATTCCGTACCTATGATATGAGCGCATCTATTAGACCAAATCAGAAGAATGAGCTTGAACCACATAATGCAGAAACAGTTGACTACACGACAACGCTTCAGAAGATAGATCCAGAATGGAATCAAGTTATAAAAAAGGCTATTCAGGCAGATACTTATTATGTAATGGATGATACCACAACGCCAAGTTTTACCTATCATGCGATTGATGAAGTGGGTGGGAAGAAGCTTGCTGATTATTATGGAGCTTATGTATCTGAAGATTTGAAAGATATTTCAAATAGGGATATTACGGTTATGCGTGCTTCACAGTATAACCAGCTTCGTGTTGCATCAGGTCTTGATCCTATTGATTTTGGCACTAATGGCTATATGGTTTGGACACTTGATAACAGCGTTGCCCAGTATTGGAAAGACTCACTTGCGCAGAACCCTAATTTAACAATTCAAGGCACAACGTATCATGCAGTAGGAGAGACTGTTGATAAGGGTCAAACTCAAGGTGGCCCACTTTTACAGCCAGGAATGGGAATCATGGTACTTGCAGACCAGAGTTTTCCAAAGAGTGTGGTTTCAGCAGGATCATATGTAGTGGGAACATATAACACTACTGATGATAAAGAAGAATCCAAGTTCCGCGAGCAAATTAAGAAGTATTTTGATGATGGTGAACTTGTTGGATCTGATTCTGATTCGTATGAGTTGATTTTGACAACTACTACTGCCCAGTATCTTTCAAATTATGCAGGCCTCAGCGCTATTGTTACATATCTTGCGCTTTATATTGGTTTAATACTTTTTATCGCTTGTTCCGCAATTCTTGCGCTTCAGCAGCTATCAGAGGCTTCGGATAATGCCCGCGCTTATCAGGTCCTTGCAGAATTGGGTGCCGAGAAGGGTCTTGCCAGCCGAGCTCTCTTTACTCAGATTGGCGTGTATTTTTTGTTCCCTCTGCTTGTATCTATGGCACATGCAACATGCGCTATGTCATTGATGGTAAATATTATAAAAACAGTAGGAAACTTTGATGTTTCACAATCTATTGGTGGAGTAGTTGCTATTGTCATTGCTTTGTATGGAGGTTATTTCTTAGTTACGTATTTTGCCGCGCGTTCTATTATTTTTAGAAGCTCAAGAAAAATGCAGTAG
- a CDS encoding ABC transporter ATP-binding protein, which produces MSAIQSVPTQPTVVAGQSSALTPHTVLVCQNLEKYYGTRGNITKALDGINLSVARGEFIAIMGPSGSGKTTLLNCISTIDQASAGHIFIDDQELSSLRGSELSAFRRDRLGFIFQDANLLDTLTARENIALSLTIGHIRAQEVLERVDVVAKLLQITDVLDKFPYEMSGGQRQRVAAARAIVTNPSLVLADEPTGALDSKNARTLLESFEGLNREGATIAMVTHDSYAASYAHRVIFIKDGRIFNEIVRGEKSRKQFFDQIMDVVSFLGGEGADVQ; this is translated from the coding sequence ATGTCAGCTATTCAATCAGTTCCAACTCAGCCAACTGTTGTGGCTGGACAATCTTCAGCACTTACCCCTCATACCGTTTTGGTTTGCCAAAACCTCGAGAAGTACTATGGAACTCGTGGAAATATTACTAAGGCACTGGACGGCATTAATCTTTCTGTAGCTCGTGGCGAGTTCATTGCCATCATGGGTCCTTCCGGTTCGGGCAAAACTACGCTTTTGAACTGCATCTCTACTATTGATCAGGCATCTGCAGGCCATATCTTTATTGATGACCAAGAGCTTTCCAGCCTGCGCGGCTCTGAGCTTTCTGCCTTTAGGCGTGACCGCTTGGGCTTCATTTTCCAGGATGCAAATCTCCTTGACACTCTTACTGCTCGAGAGAACATTGCCCTATCTTTGACTATTGGACATATTCGCGCACAAGAAGTTTTGGAACGCGTTGATGTTGTTGCTAAATTACTTCAGATTACTGATGTATTAGATAAGTTTCCTTATGAGATGTCTGGCGGTCAGCGTCAGCGTGTTGCAGCTGCACGAGCTATTGTGACTAATCCATCTCTTGTGTTAGCAGATGAGCCAACGGGTGCGTTGGACTCAAAGAATGCACGCACACTTCTGGAAAGCTTTGAAGGTTTAAATCGTGAAGGCGCAACTATTGCCATGGTTACTCACGACTCTTATGCAGCTTCTTACGCTCATCGCGTCATTTTTATTAAGGATGGTCGTATTTTTAATGAGATAGTTCGTGGTGAAAAATCTAGGAAACAATTCTTTGATCAGATTATGGATGTTGTTTCATTCTTGGGAGGAGAGGGTGCTGATGTACAGTAA
- a CDS encoding GNAT family N-acetyltransferase translates to MKLVIKRFGQLTAKELYQILSLRAETFIVDQQIMYNDLDNVDQVSTHVFYQDTDSVAAYLRIIDAEQSYNSPLLGRVCVNNKGVGIGSKLLHDTLDYLAQESVASKVLVESQLKAQPFYERAGFTQASSKVLDHFGVLHHLLSFDLDAYRQTRNTVSLDDVHISIRPLEAADLRTLQKLSVETFVDTFIDSNTADDLASCIDTLYNTEKLAHELAAKHSYFYFVEVEDQIAGYIKLNTRYKQTEGQRDDSLEIERLYILPRYKGLHLGSKLMKFALDLAKDKGKKRVWLGVWEHNEPAKAFYTHWGFKRFSQHTFQVGSDPQTDELWELEL, encoded by the coding sequence ATGAAGTTGGTAATTAAAAGATTTGGGCAGCTTACCGCTAAAGAGTTATATCAAATTCTTTCTTTAAGAGCTGAAACATTCATTGTTGACCAGCAAATTATGTACAACGATCTTGATAACGTTGATCAAGTTTCTACCCATGTCTTTTATCAGGATACTGACTCAGTAGCTGCATATTTACGCATCATTGATGCAGAGCAGTCATACAACTCTCCTCTTCTTGGACGTGTATGTGTCAACAACAAAGGCGTCGGCATTGGCTCAAAGCTATTGCACGATACCCTTGACTACCTGGCACAAGAAAGCGTTGCTTCCAAGGTATTAGTTGAGTCTCAACTCAAAGCTCAACCCTTCTATGAACGGGCTGGATTTACGCAGGCATCTTCTAAAGTGCTCGATCACTTTGGCGTCCTCCACCATCTACTCTCTTTTGACCTTGATGCATATCGTCAGACGAGAAACACGGTCAGCCTTGATGATGTTCACATTTCTATTCGACCGCTTGAAGCAGCTGACTTACGTACTCTGCAGAAGCTTAGCGTAGAGACATTTGTAGACACCTTTATTGACTCAAATACGGCAGATGATTTGGCAAGCTGCATTGACACGCTCTACAACACAGAAAAGCTTGCCCATGAGCTTGCTGCTAAACACTCGTATTTCTATTTTGTTGAAGTAGAAGACCAGATAGCTGGCTACATAAAACTGAATACACGCTATAAGCAAACTGAGGGTCAGCGAGATGATTCACTTGAAATTGAGCGTCTATATATTCTTCCCCGCTACAAAGGCTTACATCTTGGATCAAAGCTCATGAAATTTGCCCTTGATCTAGCAAAAGATAAGGGCAAAAAACGCGTATGGTTGGGTGTTTGGGAACACAATGAACCTGCTAAGGCATTTTATACTCATTGGGGTTTCAAACGTTTTAGTCAGCATACCTTCCAGGTAGGAAGCGATCCTCAAACAGATGAACTGTGGGAACTAGAGCTGTAA
- a CDS encoding sensor histidine kinase, translating to MSLLKYLKNRTIFFLALIVSSTLIGFMLKGIGLNVFAIAYCILVLWVIGAAALLADYFHRRWFYQQLADNLAATDKESYLVPTMLDEPSTLEERLFRDALSSMSKSMMDKLADEHMRSKEYREYIEMWVHEIKTPIAAAHLVAQNNPSLPMDDVQTQLTKIESLIEQALFYARSASVDRDFSIRDVNLQLIVKDALKNNTRVFIDAGVSPHFDDLDHVVKADPKWLEFILRQLLVNAAKYSNPELAPGEKNVWISTSVSEPREGTTSTTLFIKDNGIGIPEEDLSRIFDKGFTGQNGRKYAKSTGMGLYLCYELCKKMGLKLAVSSTVGKGSIFSITFNQSFTDLH from the coding sequence ATGTCGCTTCTTAAGTATTTAAAAAATCGAACTATTTTCTTTCTTGCGCTCATAGTAAGCAGCACGTTAATTGGCTTTATGCTTAAAGGCATCGGACTTAACGTGTTTGCTATTGCTTACTGTATTTTGGTTTTATGGGTAATAGGAGCGGCTGCACTTCTTGCTGATTATTTTCATCGTCGTTGGTTTTACCAGCAGCTTGCTGATAATTTAGCAGCAACTGACAAAGAGAGTTACCTGGTTCCTACTATGCTGGACGAACCTTCAACGCTTGAGGAGAGACTTTTTAGAGATGCGCTTTCAAGCATGTCTAAGTCTATGATGGACAAGCTTGCTGATGAGCATATGCGATCAAAGGAATATCGCGAGTATATTGAGATGTGGGTACATGAAATCAAGACACCCATCGCTGCAGCTCATTTAGTTGCTCAGAATAATCCTTCTTTGCCCATGGACGATGTACAGACGCAGCTAACTAAAATTGAATCGCTGATAGAGCAGGCTCTCTTTTATGCGCGCAGTGCATCTGTGGATCGAGATTTTTCTATTAGAGATGTTAACTTGCAGCTCATTGTTAAAGATGCTCTTAAAAACAATACACGTGTTTTTATTGATGCAGGTGTTTCTCCGCATTTTGATGATTTGGATCATGTGGTAAAAGCTGATCCAAAGTGGCTTGAGTTTATTTTGCGACAGCTTCTGGTTAATGCAGCAAAGTATTCAAATCCGGAGCTAGCACCTGGCGAGAAGAACGTTTGGATTTCTACGTCCGTCTCAGAACCACGTGAGGGAACCACTTCGACAACTCTTTTTATTAAGGATAATGGTATCGGTATCCCTGAAGAGGATCTTTCTCGTATTTTTGATAAGGGATTTACCGGTCAAAATGGACGCAAGTACGCCAAATCTACCGGCATGGGTCTCTATCTTTGTTATGAGCTCTGTAAAAAGATGGGCCTTAAACTTGCTGTGAGCAGTACTGTTGGTAAAGGCTCAATCTTTTCTATTACGTTTAATCAGTCCTTTACCGATTTGCATTAA
- a CDS encoding response regulator transcription factor translates to MTKILVVEDDHQIQQELVLLLQRNGFEAQALTSFEAVPQQIIAAHPDLVLLDLNLPGIDGQQICREVRQLSNVPIIVVTSRNTDLDELMVLSLGADDFIAKPYNTQILLMHITSVLRRTNSDVTTGAQLSHAGVTLDSSSCKVSANQKSVELTKNELRILSLLMQNAGTVVSRQRIQEELWQSDEFVDDNTLTVNISHLRNTLASIGVEDFVMTRRGLGYVIE, encoded by the coding sequence ATGACAAAAATCTTAGTTGTAGAAGATGATCATCAGATTCAGCAAGAGTTGGTACTGTTGCTACAAAGAAATGGCTTTGAGGCTCAAGCGCTCACGTCTTTTGAAGCAGTTCCTCAGCAGATTATTGCTGCTCACCCAGATTTGGTTCTTTTGGACTTAAACCTTCCTGGTATTGACGGACAGCAGATTTGTCGAGAAGTACGACAGCTCTCAAACGTTCCTATTATTGTTGTTACTAGTAGAAATACTGATCTTGATGAGCTTATGGTGCTCTCGTTAGGGGCGGATGATTTTATTGCCAAGCCTTATAACACACAGATTTTGCTCATGCATATTACTTCAGTACTGAGGCGCACAAATAGCGATGTTACAACAGGAGCACAACTTTCACATGCAGGTGTAACGCTTGATTCTTCTTCATGCAAGGTTTCTGCAAATCAGAAGAGTGTTGAGCTAACCAAAAACGAGCTCAGAATACTTTCCCTTTTGATGCAAAATGCAGGGACAGTTGTTTCTCGCCAGAGAATTCAAGAAGAGCTGTGGCAATCGGATGAGTTTGTTGATGATAATACGCTGACAGTAAACATCAGCCACCTCAGAAATACTTTGGCAAGCATTGGCGTTGAAGATTTTGTTATGACGCGCCGCGGACTTGGCTATGTTATCGAGTAG